In the Sulfurivermis fontis genome, TCGGGATGGCGCGGTAGGCAATGGCCAGTACCGCCAGCGACAGTGGATCGGCGAAGGCGAACAGCAGCGCCCACGCCAGCGGCATGCCCGAATACAGCGCCAGCACCAGGGTGGCGAGATAGGCCGGCACGAAGCCCCACCAGAAGCCGAACCACAGTACCCACAGGGTGGAGAAGATGAGCGGCGGGTAGATCGTGATGTAGAGGTCGACGCCGCCGAGGTGCAGGGGCAGGCCGGACCAGTCGTAGGCGATGGAGGCCAGGCCCAGGCCGATGCCGAGGGCCAGGGTGGCCAGCCAGGCCACCAGGAGGGCGGCGCCGTCGAAGTGGCGACCCAGGGGCTGCAACGCACGCAGGCTGACGGGACGGTAAAACGCGGTTGAGACCGGCCCCTCCAATCTCGTCTCCAGATCCATGGTGAATGCTTCCTGCTTGTTATTGTGCAGGCAGTGTAACGCCTGGAGCGCGTGACGCAAAACCGGGCAACAGCTTGTTATTGGGATACTTATCGTTTTCGCCGCTGCATCGAAAACGCTGATGATACCCGAGTAGAACGCTCGGGCGCATCTGCTACAGTTTGCATCAGATACCCATCCCCGGGCGTCATCCCGCAATTCCTTACTGGAGGTGATGACCATGCGACGCCCCTATCTCGAGCACTACGTTTCCCCCATGGCCATGCCGGAAATCCGCCGTGTCGACATGACGCGGCCGTGGTTCTGGCTGGCGGAAGGCTGGCGCGACTTCGTCGCCGCGCCCGGCCTGAGCCTGGCCTACGGCCTGGCGGCGACCCTGGCCTTCGCCTTGGTGTCCCTGCTGCTGGGTTCGGCCGGGTCCTGGCATTGGGCCATCGCCCTGATGCCGGGCTTTCTGTTTCTTGGCCCGGTGCTGGCGGTGGGGTTGTATGAGGTGGCCCGCCGCCGCGAAGGCGAACTGGACAGCACCCTGGACGACACCAGGCACGGCTGGCGGCGCAACACCATGACCACCTACAGCCTGGGCATCATCATGGTGCTGCTGATGCTGGCCTGGTTCGTCACCTCGATGCAGCTGACCGCGCTGTTCGTGGCCAACGCGATGGTGATGGCCCAGGTGTTCGGCGGCGCGCCGGACCTGGCCACCTTCCTTACTTCGATCACCTGGCCGATGCTCGCGGCGGTGAGCATCAGCGGCGCGCTG is a window encoding:
- a CDS encoding DUF2189 domain-containing protein, with translation MTMRRPYLEHYVSPMAMPEIRRVDMTRPWFWLAEGWRDFVAAPGLSLAYGLAATLAFALVSLLLGSAGSWHWAIALMPGFLFLGPVLAVGLYEVARRREGELDSTLDDTRHGWRRNTMTTYSLGIIMVLLMLAWFVTSMQLTALFVANAMVMAQVFGGAPDLATFLTSITWPMLAAVSISGALALTIAFMLTAVSVPLAVDHEDIDVITAMMVSVKAVVKNGPVMLLWAGLIAVFAGIGILPLYLGLIVTFPLLGYATWHAYRDIVGQ